The DNA segment AAGAGCAAGGGTCTCAACGGCGGGACCCTGATGGTCAACTTCGGCTGGGGCTTCGCCGTCTTCGCCGGTGTGATCGTCTCCTACAACTCGGGTGCGCACCTCAACCCGGCCGTCACGCTCGGCCTCGCGGCCAGCGGAGCGACGGAGTTCGGCTCGGGCGTCCCGGTCAACATCGTCTCGATCCTGATGTACATCCTCGCCCAGATGATCGGTGCAATCCTCGGCGCCGTCTTCTGCTGGCTCGCCTACAAGCAGCACTTCGACCAGGAGCCCGACCCGGCCAACAAGCTCGGCGTCTTCTCCACGGGTCCTGCGATCCGCAGCTACGGCTGGAACTTCGTCACCGAGGTCATCGGCACCTTCGTCCTCGTCTTCGTCGTGATCGGCTTCGGCGGCGGACGCCAGGGCGACGGCGGACTCGCGGCGCTGGGCGCCCTGCCCGTCGCCATCCTGGTGATCGCGATCGGCGCCTCCCTCGGTGGCCCGACCGGCTACGCCATCAACCCCGCCCGTGACCTCGGCCCCCGCATCGCCCACGCGCTGCTGCCGATCAAGGGCAAGGGCTCGAGCGACTGGAGCTACGCCTGGGTCCCCGTCGCGGGCCCGATCGTCGGCGGTGTCCTCGCCGGTCTCGCCTCGACCGCGCTGCTGCCGATCCTCTAGCCGGTCCTGCGGGCCGCTCCGGCTCGCGATCCGCACTCCACTTCACCCCGTTACGAAGGAGTAATCATTCATGGCTGACTACGTCATCGCTATCGACCAGGGGACCACGTCGTCCCGCGCGATCATCTTCGACAAGAAGGGCTCGATCGTCTCGACCGGCCAGAAGGAGCACGAGCAGATCTTCCCCCGCGCGGGCTGGGTCGAGCACGACCCGATCGAGATCTGGAACAACGTCCGCGAGGTCATCGGCCAGGCGCTCTCCCGGGCCGACCTGACCCGCCACGACATCGCCTCCGTCGGCATCACCAACCAGCGCGAGACCGCGGTGGTCTGGGACAAGACCACCGGCAAGCCCGTCTACAACGCCATCGTCTGGCAGGACACCCGCACGCAGTCGATCGTCGACCGGCTCGCCGGCGACGAGGGCGCGGACCGCTTCAAGTCGATCGTCGGGCTCCCGCTCGCGACCTACTTCTCCGGCACCAAGATCGTCTGGATCCTCGAGAACGTCGAGGGCGCCCGCGAGAAGGCGGAGGCCGGCGACCTGATCTTCGGCACCACCGACACCTGGGTCCTCTGGAACCTCACCGGCGGAGTCGACGGCGGCGTGCACAAGACCGACGTCACCAACGCCTCGCGCACCCTCTTCCTCGACCTCGAGACGCTCGAGTGGCGCGACGACATCCTCGAGGCCTTCGGGGTGCCGAAGTCCATGCTCCCCGAGGTGTGCTCGTCCTCCGAGGTCTACGGGCAGGTCGAGTCCTCCTCGCTGCTGCGCGAGGTCCCGATCTCGGGCATCCTGGGCGACCAGCAGGCCGCGACCTTCGGCCAGGCGGCGTTCGATCCGGGCGAGGCGAAGAACACCTACGGCACCGGCAACTTCCTGATCTTCAACACCGGCACCGAGATCGTGCACTCCAAGAACGGGCTGCTGACGACGATCGGCTACAAGCTCGGCGACGGCGAGGTGCACTACGCGCTCGAGGGCTCGATCGCGGTCTCCGGCTCGCTGATCCAGTGGCTGCGCGACAACCTGGGCCTCATCGGCTCGGCCCCCGAGGTCGAGGCGCTGGCCGCGACGGTCGAGGACAACGGCGGCGCGTACTTCGTGCCCGCGTTCTCCGGTCTCTTCGCGCCGTACTGGCGAGCGGACGCGCGCGGTGCGCTCGTCGGCCTCACCCGCTACGTCAACAAGGGCCACATCGCCCGCGCCGCGCTCGAGGCGACGGCGTTCCAGACCCGCGAGGTCCTGGACGCGGTCAACGCCGACTCCGGCGTCCCGCTGCAGGAGCTCAAGGTCGACGGCGGCATGATCGCCAACAACCTGCTCATGCAGTTCCAGGCCGACATCCTCGGCGTCCCGGTCGTCCGGCCGGTCGTCGCCGAGACCACCGCGCTCGGCGCCGCCTACGCCGCGGGCCTCGCGGTCGGCTTCTGGGAGAACCTGGACGACCTGCGCCAGAACTGGCAGGAGGACTCGCGCTGGACCCCGCAGATGGACCAGGACGAGGCCGCCCGCCAGTACCGCCTCTGGAAGAAGGCCGTCACGAAGACCTTCGACTGGGTCGACGAGGACGTGCAGTAGCACCGCACCACTGAACGACGAGGGCCCGCGCACGCAGAGTGCGCGGGCCCTCGTGCGTGGTCCACTGGGAAGAGACGCCCGCAGACATGCTGGTCGAGTAGCCCCGCAGGGGCGTATCGAGCGGCGAAGCCGCTTCGCGTCTTGGTGGCGGGTGAAAAGACGCGGCTGCGCCCCGTCATGTTGGTCGAGTAGCCCCGAAGGGGCGTATCGAGACCCGCCGTCGTCAGCAGGGGGTCTGCAGACTCGTCCTGCTGGCGCTGGTGGATCTCGATACGCCCTCTGCGCGGGCTACTCGATCAGCATGACTTTCCCCATGCGGACGAGGTGAACTTTCCTGGCAGACCCGCCCGCGGCGGAGCTCCGTCAGAGCAGCGGGCGCCGACGCCCCGACGCGACCGCGACGAGAGCGAGTGCCAGCAGCCAGGCCGGGCCCGCCAGCACGGCCGCGACCGTGGGCGGCGCGGACGCCGACAGCGCAGCGAGGGGCGCGACGTCCTCGAGGGCGGTGCCACTCGTGAAGGTCGCGACGCTGAGCGGCGCCAGGGCCGCGAAGAGCACGAAGAGCGGTGCCCGGACGATCGTGCCGACCAGCGCGCCCCAGATCGCACCTCCGATCCCGGTCATGGGAACGAGGGTCTCGACGCCGACGTCCGGGGTGACCCTTCCCGCCGAGACGATCGCGACGCTGGCGACTCCGATCGCGACCGCCGCCGTCGCGAGCACCGCACCGGCACCGGACGCCACCAGGAACCGTGCCGCGAGCGCCGGCCGGAGCCCTGACGAGAGCACGTCGCGGGCGAGGATCCCCTTCTCGAAGGCGCTCGCCGTCCGCAGTGCTCCGAAGGCCGCCGCCCCGACGACGCCGCCCTGCAGCAGCGCCGCCGTGATCGCGTGCTCGAGCGAGGCCGCTTCTCCGGGCGGGAGCGCGCCGAGATCGACCTGCATCACGGCGAGGAGGAGGGGGAGCACGGGCAGCAGTCCGAAGACCAGTCCCCAGAGCGGTGTCCGGCTCGCGACCACGCGTCGGAACTCCGCGGCGACGGCGCGGGTGAGCGGCCCCTCCGCGGACGCGTCCGTCACCGCGCCCGCCGCTGCTCGAGGATCCGTGCGCCGCCGATCGCCAGGAGTGCCCAGACGGCCAGGACGGCCAGCGCGAGTGGCGCCGGGAGCATCCCGTCGACCGGCGCCCCGGTCGCTCCGGCGACGGCTCCGATCGGGAGCAGCCGCCCGGCGTCGCGGGCCACGCCGAGGAGTGGCACGGCCAGGGCGGCCGGCAGGACCAGCACGATCGGGATGCAGGCGTAGTAGTTCCGCACCGCGCAGCCGACGCCGACGCCCAGCACGCCGCTGAGGGCGCAGGCGAGGACGACGCCGAGCGAGGCGGACAGCAGCGTGATGTCCGGCGTCAGGCGGCGGCCGACGGTCGCCAGCACCACCGCGGAGATCGGCCACCAGCCCACGACCGCCACGACCCCGAAGACCGCGCCCGAGACCGCGCCGGCCAGCGCCTTCGCCACCAGGATCGCGTCCCGGCTGCCGAGCAGCAGCGTCCGGTCGAGCGAGTGGTAGTACGTCTCCCGGGTGTAGGCGTAGGACCCGTAGAAGCACGCGCCCAGGGCGGCGCAGGCCGCGAAGCCGAAGACGAAGCGGCTCGCCGGAGCGTCGTCGAGGCCGCCGAGCCGATCCGTCGTACCGGGCATGTTCAGGGCGAAGACGGGGATCAGGATCGCGTAGGCGAGGAGGACCGGGAACGACGAGCCGCTGCGGGAGCGCAGGATCTCGGCCCGTGCGAGCGCGCCGGCCCCGCTCATCGACCGGCCTCGCCGTCGACGAGGTCGAAGTAGCCGTCCTCGAGACTCCGCCCTCCCGAGCGGGTGAGGTCCTCGAGCGGACCGTGGAAGAGCA comes from the Rathayibacter festucae DSM 15932 genome and includes:
- a CDS encoding MIP/aquaporin family protein: MLVLLGCGVVANVALVKSKGLNGGTLMVNFGWGFAVFAGVIVSYNSGAHLNPAVTLGLAASGATEFGSGVPVNIVSILMYILAQMIGAILGAVFCWLAYKQHFDQEPDPANKLGVFSTGPAIRSYGWNFVTEVIGTFVLVFVVIGFGGGRQGDGGLAALGALPVAILVIAIGASLGGPTGYAINPARDLGPRIAHALLPIKGKGSSDWSYAWVPVAGPIVGGVLAGLASTALLPIL
- the glpK gene encoding glycerol kinase GlpK is translated as MADYVIAIDQGTTSSRAIIFDKKGSIVSTGQKEHEQIFPRAGWVEHDPIEIWNNVREVIGQALSRADLTRHDIASVGITNQRETAVVWDKTTGKPVYNAIVWQDTRTQSIVDRLAGDEGADRFKSIVGLPLATYFSGTKIVWILENVEGAREKAEAGDLIFGTTDTWVLWNLTGGVDGGVHKTDVTNASRTLFLDLETLEWRDDILEAFGVPKSMLPEVCSSSEVYGQVESSSLLREVPISGILGDQQAATFGQAAFDPGEAKNTYGTGNFLIFNTGTEIVHSKNGLLTTIGYKLGDGEVHYALEGSIAVSGSLIQWLRDNLGLIGSAPEVEALAATVEDNGGAYFVPAFSGLFAPYWRADARGALVGLTRYVNKGHIARAALEATAFQTREVLDAVNADSGVPLQELKVDGGMIANNLLMQFQADILGVPVVRPVVAETTALGAAYAAGLAVGFWENLDDLRQNWQEDSRWTPQMDQDEAARQYRLWKKAVTKTFDWVDEDVQ